Genomic DNA from Salvia miltiorrhiza cultivar Shanhuang (shh) chromosome 1, IMPLAD_Smil_shh, whole genome shotgun sequence:
ATACCTTCGAACGCGTGGGGTCTCGCCAGCTAGCCGGCTTGATGATAGCAATCTGGTACTGTTTCATCTGCATACAAGAAAACCATATCAGACActttgttttgattttgaagGAGTGATCTCAGCAGCTCTTTTCAGGGTGAGGAAGTCTCTCCGGAGCCACGCTGGGGACCTCGACGTTTCAGCAGTCGCGTGTGGCTTGGGCCGCGCAATTGGTAATAAGGTAACTAGCTTCTTCGCTTCCTTCATAGGACTGAGGTTTGGCTCATCTCAGACGCAACAAACTAGCTGAGAAATCCGGTGCAGGGAGGAGTAGGGCTGAGGCTGAGAGTGTACGACCGGATAATGTGCTTCGTCAACTGCCATTTGGCGGCGCACTTGGAAGCCGTGAACAAGAGGAATTCCGATTTTGATCATATATTTCGGAACATGACATTTGCAAGATCATCAAACTTGCTCAACAACTCTGCTGGTACGCATGCTTTGCAGCATCGGTTTCTTCTTTCACACATGTAGTCTAATTGTTTTGTGGTCGCGGGTGCAGCCGGTGTATCATCAGCCGCTCAGATGCCTCGCAGCGCGAATGACAAGAGCCCTGATGATGGGAAGCCTGATCTTGCTGAAGCAGATATGATCATCTTCTTTGGCGACTTCAACTACCGTCTCTTTGGAATATCATACGACGAAGCAAGAGACTTCGTTTCTCAGAGAAGCTTCGACTGGCTCCGGGAGAAGGACCAGCTTCGTGCAGAGATGAAGGCCGGTAAAGTCTTCCAAGGAATGCGCGAGGCGCTTGTTAGGTTTCCTCCCACCTACAAGTTTGAAAGAGGGAAGCCGGGATTAGGAGGTAAACATGGTGGCTTTTTCGTATGCTTCTTCCAAGATCTTTTTTCATCACGAGCCTCGATTTTTCCTGCTTTCAGGCTATGATTCGGGCGAGAAGAAGAGGATCCCGGCCTGGTGCGACAGAGTGCTGTATCGCGATAACAGATCGAATCCCTCAGATGAATGCAGCTTAGAGTGTCCTGTTGTGGCTTCCATATTCCAGTAGGCACCACATTTCTTCAtctgttttttttctttctggtTGCAGCATTTCATTCCTTGTGGtgatgctctctctctctcgctcaaggTACGAGGCGCGTATGGACGTGACGGAGAGCGATCACAAGCCGGTGCGCTGCAAGCTCAACGTCGACATTGCCCACGTTGATAGATCCGTGAGGAGGCAAGAGTTCGGAAAGATTCTCGAGTCGAACGAATCCATCAAACCGCACCTCGAAGCACTGCGGTTCGTGCCGGAAACCAGTCTCAACACCAACAAGATATTGCTCAATAATCAAGATACCATCAGCTTCAACATCACAAACATGAGCAAGGAACACTCTGCCTTCTACCAAATCCTATGCCAAGGCCAGGCCACGGTCAACGAGAACGAGGTAGCGTCGGAATACCGCCCTAGAGGCTGGCTTGGCTTCCCCCGATGGCTCGAGGTACATCCTCTCCACAGTGAAGATATGTGTATGACCATGTGTCTCTTGGAAACTTGAATGCTTCGAGTTTGGTGTAGGTGACTCCTGCAGCCGGCATGATCGGACCCGAACAAGTCGCAGACGTGTCGGTGCATCACGAGGAGTTCCACACGTCGGAGGAGTTCGTTGATGGGATCCCTCAGAGCTGGTGGTCCGAAGACACCAGAGACAAGGAGGTAGTCTTGTTGGTGAATATAAGAGGAAGCTGCACGTCGCAGCCGAGAACTCACCGGGTACACGTACGGCACATCTTCTCCGGGAGCCCTCCTTCGACTACTGCCGCCCCCGCAGCGGCTCAACCTTCCATGGAACCAAAACGGAATACTTCCAAGAAACATGGAACGGGTTCCCACAGAGGAGGCCAGCACTGATGTAGCCGGTGACAAACAATCTTCATGTAAAATTGTACATAGCTACCTAGTTATTAGTAGACAATGATTTTTACAGTTATGCAAAATATGAAGCATATCACCAGATTTCAATGAAGAATATATGATCAACAAACAAGATGAGGATTTCAAAAATCAGGCCTTCTTATTTCTGATAATAATATGCTGTATCAAATATAGGCAGCAACATCAATTACAAAAATATACCTAGCAACATCTCATGGTAGGCTGATAGCTCCTAATTAGAACTAGTCAATATACTCTACCACAATGCATATACAGACGGCGTGGAAGTAACGGCGGCAGTGCTGCTACGATGTAGAGGGCAACGAAGATATACATACTGCCTGAGCTGAGCCCAACATCAGGTGGTTAGGCAGCTTGTACTACTTATAGAGAGCACGTTTGAGTAGCCAGTGTTGCGTGAATACAAAAGAATGTGAACTTAGACGGCGTACATACGCTTATATCTTTCGCTGTATATCTCCGTGTCGGACGCCATAGACAGGGAGAAGGAACGGGAAAGCGTACTAGCTCTTTTCATGCTGTTTCTCATCCTCGAGTCTTCCAGTCTATGTCGAACCACACAGTAGCACATGGAGCCAATCGTCGTCATCATGATCGTGCCACCAATGACAGTAGCGCACACAGCAAGCCATTGCTCGTGAGCACCGACCACTATATAGGTGAGTGAGATAAACGCAATGGAGATGAAGAGGCAAGCCAGCCACATGAGCTTGTTTATGACAAACATGAGTTGCTTCTTTGCCTTCTGCTCTATCACGACCACGGATGTCTGTACCACCACCACGGCCAGGGAGATGAACAAGGCCACGCTGTCGAACAGAAAGAATATTATGAAAGCCGCTTTGTTCGCGATGTGAGCTTCACCTAACGAAAACCCTTTCTCTGGATCCTCTACGTACTGACCGGGGACGGTGAATATAGCAGCGAAAGCGACAGTAGCGATGAGAACAGCGACGACAGTGGCAGAATTGATGGCGTTGTTGAGACCCTCGATGTGAAGCTTCTTCACTTTCTTTGCAATCTTCCGTACCCTGAACCCCGTCTGACGGGTCTGTTGAAGTTGGGACTGGACGTCGTGCTTGATATCACTAACCGTCTGTTTCAGTTGCTTTGCTGAACTCGGGGGTTTCCCGTGATCTTTGGAATGAACGGCTCCCGCTTCCTTCAACAAGGCGACTAGTTCCGGAGTTCCAAACTTCTCTGCAATATCTAGAGGCGTCTCTCCAGCACTATTAGTGGAGTTCACGTCGATCCCCTCCGCGGATAGTAAACATTGCACCATCTGCAAAGCATATTAGACCATATATCAACACTTGTTTTTGAACCAAATATCAGTTAGATCATACTACATCGGTACCAACCTGATTTCGGCCCTTTCTTGTTGCAATGTGAAGTGCAGTATTTCCCTTGTTATCTTCAACGGATAATAGAGATGGGTCGGGTTTTATGAGCTCTCTTACAATCTCCACATTCTGCCCTTTGATGGCCATGTGTAACGCCGTCTGACCTTTTCTGTCGGTTTTAAAGCCGATGCTTGGATCTTTATCTAAAAGAGCCTTAACCACTTCCAAGTGCCCCATTCTTGCCGCAGTATGAAGCACACTCTTGCCATTGTTTCGAGCAATCTTAGCTAGGTTTGAATCAGTTTCCAAAAGCAGATTTACTACGTCGGTGTGCCCCTGAGCAGCTGCTGTATGCAAGGCAGTAGAATTGGTGATATCTGTCGTCATCACGAGGCTGGGGAAGAAACGGAGCAGCTCCTTCAGGACCTCTGCAGATTCACAAAGAAAAGTTCTCATCAATTATAAGAAGCAGAGCATTGTGTTGtcttttttttaagaatttgtTCATACGAACATAACTAAAATCATGGAAAACGACTTAGTAAGGAACGATGCACTTGATTAAGCTAGCAAGCTGCAGCATCAGATGTTTCATAGTACTAAGCAAGAACAAGTAGCTGAGAGGTTGCTGGTTTTTTTTCCCAAATTAATCGAGATCAATCCGTTATGGGTGAAAGGGAGAAGCTTGGCTAGATAAGAAATGAAACTCATTTCGAGTTATTGCTGTATATCAAAAGAAGATGGTCAAGAAAAATGATGGCAATCCGAAAGAATCTTTTCATGCTAACAGGACAGCATAACCGAAGCTTAGCAGCTCATTTAGCTATATAGCATGTCTAATTTGATTTATTGGTCCATATAGAGTGGCTTAAGTAAGTGCCAGCCTATGAAAAGCAATGTCCAAATTATATAATCATGGAATATAAAAGAAGAATAAGAACTCACTAGCTTGCTAGAAGAGTTGCTCAACACCAATGAATTGAAATTGATTACTACCTAGAAGCTAAAATCAAAATACAAGACATCAGTGAAGAACTCAAAATACAGAGCGAGCTATTTGCAGATTAGCGCGTTAAAAAGTTCTCTCTACAGGAACAAATTCATTCATGCAAGAAATGTCGAAGATTTCCATATCATCTCTGTAATACAATTGCCACCCACACAAATATATGCTAGTTCAAAGTTGCATTCAGAAGACCAAAAAGGTCCAAGCCTCTGCTTGGGAACTATAGCTAACATTTTGTGAATAAATCAACGGTATCATCATTCCATATCCGAATAAAGACGTGCCAACAACAAATGCAAGTAGACACCACATCACAGAGAGCATATCATTTCTTAAAAAGGCACACAAAGGCAATACTACATGGAATCCCACTGTCACATATTCACATTCTTCTAGTTTCAAATGATTCGAGCCCCATTTTAATACACGATTGAGCTAGAGATCAAAATGCTTACCAAGATGGCCCTGCTTGGCAGCCACATGGAATGGATCATAGCCATTATTGGCAGGAATTGCAGCGGTCTCAGCATCCGAATACTTCATGAACTCCCCCACAACCAAGACATGCCCATTCTCCGCAGCAACATACAGAGGCGTCTCGCCTTCTTGGTTCTGCTTCGACAGCAAATCTCTCACACCATTGTTGATATTCTCCATCTTTTGAATAATCTCCTTCACCTTCCCCAAATTCCCTGGCCGAGCAGCAAGATGAAGGGGGGTGTCTCCTCGTTTCCCCGGAGAATCCTTGCTCTTTTTCCGGTCTCCACCAAAACTCATCTGCCTCTCCATTGCTATCCTGAAGCTCTTCTGCTTCTCCATCAACCCCCTAAAGCTCTTCTGCTTCTCCATTGCCCCATTTCGAAAACTCTGCTGTTTTTCCATTATGGGATTCCGAAAACTAGTCTGTTTCTCCATTATTCACAAACTCCTTTATTCAATTTTCTGAAACCCTTTCACTTCCTAAAAAACTCAGCAACTAAACAATTTTTGGCCAATATTCTATGAATTTTCACTCTAGCATCAAATAGACACTTCTGAATCTCTAaggcagatcaaggaaccacaATCTTCCAAGGGTTTctggattaaacataaattGCCGCAAAACCCCCCAAATTTCTGATAGACTGAACTTTATAAAATCCAAGAAAAACTAGAAGTACCTCAGTTACGAAAAGGTAAGAGCTTCAATCTCAAGCTTCATATGAGCCTTCAAAAGAATCCATACTTCCATAAAATCTCAAGAACCCACAATTTGTAATAAGATAATCTATTCGAAAAGGCAACAAATTTGAAGCGAGGTTTGGTTTCAGATATCACTTTCAGCTGAAGCCAAAGGAAAATCCCTCTGGATTCTTCTGTCTTGAAGATTAACCTGAAACACTAATGAAGATCGAAACTTTTTCAGATATTCCGAACCCCAGAAAGAAAGTAAAATGCAATCAGGGTGAACCCACCAATCACATGTGGTAGAGaataattttattagaaaaatCCTAACTTTGAAGAGCAATCAGCAATGTATTTTCTTTTGGTGGATAACAAAGCAACTTTTATTTGGTGCTTTATTACTAGTATTTTGTTTGCGTCTTAATTGTTTAACTGTGGAAACAGTAACAGTGAAAaaacttttctattttaatgatgaatgaattaaaaaataaatactatggTTAGTGCAAATGGTGGCCGCCATTGATGTTAACATCAGAAAGAGCAGAAGCAAACAAACAGACATGAGTGGTAGCTTTGCAATATGGTAATGTGGGGTCCATGCCTGGTGAACAAACAGGATTAGATTCCTTTATAATTTCATAACCATTCCACAATAAATTATTCACGTTTTGTTAAAGGCTAAAGCTCTCATCTTTTTTTCCTAAATATCCACAATTCACGATGTTTCGATTATTCATTTCCAAGAAAATGTATTCTCTTAATAgcaatattaatattaataatattggTACATTATCGAAACTTAATAAATTCCAATTGATACTTAATAAATTGTGATTAtacttaataaattttaattggacTTAATTAGTCTTAATTAGAATTAATACATCTTGCCAATGAGACATAGCTCAAATGACAAAGTTGAGACACCTAAAGACTCTCATATGTGAGAaatcttgggttcaatctcgcCTGCGTGCGCTGTAGTTTTCACATCTTTGTATGGTGAAATATTgggtttaaatattaagtatataggaatgagacatttgtaatgataAATCACATATGAATAGTAggacatttataatgggacagagggattACATCCCATTATGGAAAATCGAACATATGTAATGGAACGAGGAAGTACAttcaattatgaaaaatgagacatttgtaatgagacggatGAAATACATCTTAATTGAGGCTTAATAATTATAGctctaattataattaataaatcctAATTTGGTATTcatgtttatttttaatttgtatactctaataactagcatttgcacctcgtgcaatgcacgagaaaaaaaaaattctatatttatataaaattgatacgaactcaattatcatatttataaaatgtaataaaaattaattttaactaaatatatttgagttgaatatcgaataaataaaaaggattaagaaaatttcaaaataataaaatttaatctgACTCTCTTCAATTCAAATAAGAGACTCAATTAAAGCAATCAAGCCACAAATATGTTCCATATCTTGCAGCATTCAATTGTCATTTTTGTTTTCCTACAGAAATTAAGCGCTACAACTAATAAGAAAAATTTGGGGCAATACACCCAGTTCGGAAGGCACAATATTGGTGGTTACAGAAGAGAGGTGAAAGAATCCACAGAAATCTCGTGTGATGAGGTGAGATTTCTCTCTTTGTATTTTTGAAGGATAATCCATCAAAATCCATAGAGTTTTAAAATTCACAGACTTTTGGATACCTAAGGATTTTttaagattttttaaaattcatattgaaTATCTCTAGatttttaaagatttttaaaagtttggATTGAATACCCCAAACTTTCAAAGTCCAAAAAATCCTACAGACTCTACAACCAATACACGCCCCTAATCATACAGGGAACCTTTGGTTAATATGACATTGTAATgcatttcaatatattttatcaattcaCTAGTATAACACATTTTAGTTACTTTTaggaaaatgaaaatattaatcATGAAGATACTTTTAAGAGTGAACTCTTGGTTAATGTTACAGTAAAATATTCTAGAGTGAATTACGGGAGTATGAGATAGAtagaaatataattaaataaaaaaataattaatatttttagagTAATACTTGCTATACACAttcatcatcaaatcatcaatATGTCTATTAGTCTATATACACACGAGCATATTCGATTATTATAtgttctcaattataacattagGTGTTAATTTGCTTGTTATATAAATCGTTTCAAtcgtatatattatatttatgtcattcgaaattattattattattattattattattattattattattattattattattattattattattattatgtgagtTGAATAAGTAAATATTGTTATTCcatatatttacatatttttcgGCAcgcttatatataaatttaaggatatataaaagaaaagttATAAAAGTTTCcccctttaatttattttgttatctCTTGATATTACTATGCCATTATGATCACCAATAATACAATCGTATAATTGAAAATGGTAGTGGCGCACATGTTTGATGTACAAATTTGAATCCCTCTTACTATTTGAATTCGGATTTGCTATTTAAAATAGATCTTCTGAATTATAACTCGATTTTATTGTCTTTTAATGATTAAAAGAATTGTTTTCGGCATTATTAATTACAAAAGAGAATTAGATAGAGACGATGCCtaagttataaatttataatcaagCAA
This window encodes:
- the LOC130995773 gene encoding ankyrin repeat-containing protein At5g02620-like, which produces MEKQTSFRNPIMEKQQSFRNGAMEKQKSFRGLMEKQKSFRIAMERQMSFGGDRKKSKDSPGKRGDTPLHLAARPGNLGKVKEIIQKMENINNGVRDLLSKQNQEGETPLYVAAENGHVLVVGEFMKYSDAETAAIPANNGYDPFHVAAKQGHLEVLKELLRFFPSLVMTTDITNSTALHTAAAQGHTDVVNLLLETDSNLAKIARNNGKSVLHTAARMGHLEVVKALLDKDPSIGFKTDRKGQTALHMAIKGQNVEIVRELIKPDPSLLSVEDNKGNTALHIATRKGRNQMVQCLLSAEGIDVNSTNSAGETPLDIAEKFGTPELVALLKEAGAVHSKDHGKPPSSAKQLKQTVSDIKHDVQSQLQQTRQTGFRVRKIAKKVKKLHIEGLNNAINSATVVAVLIATVAFAAIFTVPGQYVEDPEKGFSLGEAHIANKAAFIIFFLFDSVALFISLAVVVVQTSVVVIEQKAKKQLMFVINKLMWLACLFISIAFISLTYIVVGAHEQWLAVCATVIGGTIMMTTIGSMCYCVVRHRLEDSRMRNSMKRASTLSRSFSLSMASDTEIYSERYKRMYAV